Proteins encoded within one genomic window of Phototrophicus methaneseepsis:
- a CDS encoding cytochrome c oxidase subunit 3 produces the protein MNASTQTSSTQTSSTAYNLRQNVVGARSTAWWGMVMLITTEAMIFASLFSAYLYVRANSPAWPQGSIEVPELVIPLIGTALLLGGSVSIHLAQHAVRGDAPVQARTWMAVTFILALIFLSLQAFEYSRSPFTPTDNAYASLFFTITGIHGLHVIVGAVMVAILLMQSFVGYLSHARSGAVMNAALYWHFVDVIWLFVLAIIYLSPRL, from the coding sequence ATGAACGCCTCAACCCAGACATCATCAACCCAGACATCATCGACAGCTTATAACCTGCGTCAGAACGTTGTCGGGGCACGGTCAACTGCATGGTGGGGCATGGTGATGCTCATCACCACAGAAGCCATGATCTTTGCGTCGTTATTCAGCGCCTATTTATACGTGCGCGCCAACTCCCCGGCCTGGCCTCAGGGCAGCATTGAAGTCCCTGAACTGGTCATTCCGCTAATCGGTACAGCCTTACTGTTAGGTGGCAGTGTGAGTATTCACCTGGCACAGCATGCTGTTCGCGGCGACGCCCCTGTCCAGGCGCGCACATGGATGGCTGTGACATTCATTCTGGCGCTGATATTCCTGAGCTTACAGGCGTTCGAGTACAGTCGCAGTCCCTTTACGCCCACTGATAATGCTTATGCGTCCCTGTTCTTCACGATTACGGGCATTCATGGACTGCACGTCATCGTCGGTGCTGTCATGGTTGCAATCTTACTCATGCAATCTTTTGTCGGTTATCTCTCACATGCCCGTTCCGGCGCTGTGATGAACGCGGCACTGTACTGGCATTTTGTGGATGTCATCTGGTTGTTTGTATTGGCAATCATCTACCTATCGCCACGACTATAA
- the ctaD gene encoding cytochrome c oxidase subunit I, which translates to MAVSADRDTQVASENLREIWETPDALSRLLSTVDHKYIGLRYVVTAFLFFVLAGINALLMRVQLMSANNTFADPQIYNQWFTLHGTLMIFFFATPMLFGFGNYFVPLMVGARDMAFPRLNAFGYWVFLFAGLFMYASMIFNVAPDGGWFAYVPLTSKIYSPTPNLDFWLLGLMFLGISTTAGAINFIVTIFKMRVPGLSLNRMPLFVWTILVTSLVVLFAVPALTTANILLFLERTFGFHFFDSEGGSPLLWQHLFWFFGHPDVYIIFLPAAGIVSEIIQVFSRRRVVGYTLLAMSAILTGVVAFGVWVHHMFAVGISPLVNSLFGAASLMIAVPAGIQVFSWLATLVLGKPRFKLPLMWIMGFILTFVIGGLTGVMFPAVSFDRQVTDTYFVVAHFHYVLVGGMVFPMFGAMYYWLPKMTGRMLNKGLGYWHFWLFFLGVNGVFFPMHILGINGMPRRVYTYATDMGWEPLNLFITVSAFVIALSVILFIVNIFYSLWAGKQAGDDPWGGATLEWATSSPPPPYNFEQMLAVASRVPVWDEEIHEADSSRVANINVHDADLDINHIEKELIAQRDPSDVYKLETIGTTLITAEADAIYHMADSSTLPLLLSLALLLLFTAALFHQWLLAAIAIVISIFFIALWLWPEETREEAREETA; encoded by the coding sequence ATGGCAGTCAGCGCCGATAGGGATACACAGGTAGCAAGTGAAAATCTGCGTGAAATCTGGGAAACGCCCGATGCACTTTCCCGCCTGTTATCAACAGTCGATCACAAATATATCGGCTTGCGCTATGTCGTCACGGCCTTTTTGTTCTTCGTGTTGGCAGGTATCAACGCACTGTTGATGCGTGTCCAGCTCATGAGTGCGAATAATACATTTGCTGACCCACAAATTTACAATCAGTGGTTCACCCTGCACGGCACGTTGATGATCTTTTTCTTCGCGACACCGATGCTATTTGGCTTCGGCAATTACTTCGTGCCGCTCATGGTTGGTGCGCGCGATATGGCTTTCCCGCGTCTGAACGCCTTCGGCTATTGGGTGTTCTTGTTCGCTGGTCTGTTCATGTACGCCAGCATGATCTTTAACGTCGCCCCCGATGGCGGTTGGTTCGCTTATGTACCGCTAACCAGCAAAATCTACTCGCCGACGCCCAATCTCGATTTCTGGCTGTTGGGCTTGATGTTCTTAGGTATTTCGACCACAGCCGGTGCAATTAACTTCATCGTGACCATCTTTAAGATGCGCGTACCCGGGCTATCGCTCAACAGGATGCCGCTTTTCGTCTGGACCATACTGGTTACCTCGCTGGTGGTATTGTTCGCCGTCCCGGCATTGACAACAGCGAACATTTTACTCTTCCTGGAGCGTACATTTGGCTTTCACTTCTTCGACAGTGAAGGCGGCAGTCCGCTACTGTGGCAGCATTTGTTCTGGTTTTTTGGGCATCCTGATGTCTACATCATCTTTTTGCCAGCGGCTGGCATCGTCTCAGAGATTATTCAGGTGTTTTCTCGGCGGCGCGTCGTCGGTTACACACTGCTGGCGATGTCGGCCATACTGACTGGCGTGGTTGCCTTTGGCGTGTGGGTCCATCATATGTTCGCTGTCGGCATATCGCCACTGGTCAACAGCCTGTTTGGTGCAGCCTCATTGATGATTGCTGTTCCGGCTGGCATTCAGGTTTTCTCCTGGTTGGCGACACTGGTCCTGGGCAAACCACGCTTCAAGCTCCCCCTCATGTGGATCATGGGCTTTATCCTGACTTTTGTGATCGGCGGCCTGACCGGGGTGATGTTCCCTGCGGTATCCTTTGATCGGCAGGTCACAGATACCTACTTCGTGGTGGCGCACTTCCATTATGTACTGGTCGGTGGCATGGTCTTCCCGATGTTCGGGGCTATGTATTACTGGCTGCCCAAGATGACTGGTAGGATGCTCAATAAGGGGTTGGGATACTGGCACTTCTGGCTATTTTTCCTCGGTGTGAACGGGGTCTTTTTCCCGATGCACATTCTGGGCATTAATGGGATGCCGCGCCGTGTCTATACCTACGCCACCGATATGGGTTGGGAACCACTCAATCTGTTTATTACCGTGAGCGCCTTTGTGATTGCCCTCAGCGTCATTCTGTTCATTGTAAACATCTTTTACAGCCTGTGGGCGGGCAAACAGGCTGGCGATGATCCCTGGGGCGGCGCGACCCTGGAATGGGCAACATCATCGCCGCCGCCACCTTATAACTTTGAGCAAATGCTAGCGGTCGCAAGTCGTGTGCCTGTTTGGGACGAAGAAATCCACGAAGCGGACAGCAGCCGCGTTGCGAACATCAACGTTCATGACGCTGATCTAGACATCAACCACATCGAAAAAGAATTGATTGCACAACGCGACCCCAGCGACGTTTATAAGCTGGAAACTATCGGTACGACGCTGATCACAGCAGAAGCCGACGCCATCTACCACATGGCTGATAGCAGCACCCTTCCACTGCTATTGTCCCTGGCACTATTGTTGTTGTTCACGGCGGCGTTGTTTCATCAGTGGCTGTTGGCGGCAATCGCCATTGTTATTAGCATTTTCTTCATCGCCTTGTGGCTATGGCCGGAAGAAACCCGCGAAGAAGCCAGAGAGGAGACAGCATGA
- the coxB gene encoding cytochrome c oxidase subunit II produces the protein MRSKLHRFIMLFLILAVSGCTASHSTLNPASSSAGKVANLSWLLFGIAAMTFTVVTLILAYVIFRNRNDRLHTISEDVNSPETPEQAAENEKRALRVVMVAGGLVPAVVLAMLMALAIVIEQGSAIASASSDTLTIQVIGHQWWWEVHYPDQGINSANEIHIPAGEPVIFRLTSDDVIHSFWIPQLGGKLDLIPGQTNTIQLQADEPGIYRGQCAEFCGLQHANMAFFVIASERDDFETWVNTQEQPAQEPEISSIEAGRQVFMGSACVYCHRIEGTNATGVIGPDLTHLASRATIGAGVLPNTRGNLAAWITNAQAIKPGNRMPPMQLDPDQLQTLLDYLETLQ, from the coding sequence ATGCGATCAAAATTACATCGCTTCATAATGCTGTTTTTAATACTGGCAGTCAGTGGCTGTACCGCCTCACATTCTACCCTCAATCCAGCCAGCTCATCAGCAGGCAAGGTCGCTAATTTAAGCTGGTTGCTCTTTGGTATCGCAGCCATGACATTTACAGTTGTGACCCTCATCCTTGCTTACGTCATTTTTCGCAACAGGAACGATCGACTTCATACCATCTCTGAAGACGTCAACTCACCAGAAACGCCTGAACAAGCCGCTGAAAATGAAAAACGCGCTCTGCGTGTCGTGATGGTCGCTGGTGGCCTTGTCCCGGCTGTGGTGTTAGCTATGTTGATGGCACTTGCCATCGTCATCGAACAGGGCAGTGCGATCGCATCAGCAAGCAGCGACACCCTGACAATACAAGTCATTGGGCATCAGTGGTGGTGGGAAGTTCATTATCCTGATCAAGGGATTAACAGCGCCAATGAGATTCACATTCCGGCTGGTGAGCCAGTCATCTTCCGCCTGACTAGCGATGATGTCATTCACAGCTTCTGGATACCCCAATTAGGCGGCAAGTTGGATTTGATCCCCGGCCAGACGAATACGATTCAGTTGCAGGCTGATGAGCCCGGCATCTATCGTGGACAATGTGCGGAGTTCTGCGGATTACAACATGCGAATATGGCATTTTTTGTCATCGCCAGCGAGCGCGATGACTTTGAAACATGGGTCAATACTCAGGAGCAACCGGCCCAGGAGCCGGAGATCAGCAGTATTGAAGCTGGTCGTCAGGTTTTTATGGGGTCCGCTTGTGTTTATTGTCATCGGATTGAAGGGACGAACGCGACCGGCGTTATCGGGCCTGATCTCACCCACCTCGCCAGTCGAGCCACGATTGGCGCTGGCGTTTTACCGAACACACGCGGCAATCTCGCCGCATGGATCACCAATGCCCAGGCGATCAAACCAGGCAATCGTATGCCGCCCATGCAGCTTGATCCCGATCAACTGCAAACTTTGTTGGATTATCTTGAAACGCTTCAATGA
- a CDS encoding ParA family protein — protein sequence MQLLDEMKSHNVLGQLFCGMIPQNEAVSYSHHNHLSVFNYEPKAAASVAYGELVANIVRQKARQKAS from the coding sequence ATGCAGCTGCTCGATGAGATGAAGTCACACAATGTGCTCGGACAACTGTTCTGCGGCATGATCCCACAGAATGAGGCTGTCTCCTACTCTCACCACAATCACCTGAGCGTCTTCAACTATGAACCCAAAGCTGCTGCCAGTGTGGCTTATGGTGAATTGGTTGCGAATATCGTTCGTCAGAAGGCACGTCAGAAGGCAAGCTAG